DNA from Halorarum salinum:
ACAGAGGTAATATTGTATGCGAGTTTTGTGAAACATGCAATTAACCATCATCGACTGTGATTATCCGTTAAGGTTAATACCCATTGTTATGTGGTATAGAAACGCATGGTGTTAGATGACAGCAGTAAACTGGTAAACCGGCGACGATTCGTCAAATATACAGGAGGAAGCTCGATAGCGGCTCTAGCGGGATGTCTCGGCGGCGGTGGCGACGATAACGGCGACGGAAACGGCGACGGAAACGGCGGCGGAAACGGCGGCGGCGACGATTTCCCGTCCGATACCTTCAACACAATCGTACCGTACGCCGAAGGTGGTGGGTCGGATGCGTACGCGCGACACTTCACAGCCGAGCTCGCGGACATAACTGGCACCGATTATCAAGTAGAGAACCTCCCTGGAGCGGGTGCCACGCGAGGGATGACGGTCCTCCACGACAGACCCGCTAACGGATATCACATGGGCCTCGCGTCGCCACCGGCATCGGGACTGATGACGTACCTTCTGGAACCCGACCGGCTGGATTGGGATTACAGTGACTTCTCCGGACTCGCCGTCGTGGGACGAAGTACCACGATCGTCACGGCGAATCCAGATCTCGGTATCGAAGATTACGAGGACCTCGCCGAAAGGGTTCGGTCCGGGGAATTTACGACGACCGGCGGTCCAGGTCTCGGAGGAATCGAACACGTGGCCTACGTGTTCATGAAAGAGAACCACGACATGCCGATCGAAGATTTCGTCGCATACGACGGCTGTGGGCCGACCCAGCAGGCCGTAGCATCCGGTGAAATTCCCTTCGGCATCTGTTCGGAGCCCTCGGCGCAACCGTTTATCGAGAGCGGAGACGTAGAGCCCATCGCGGATATCACAACGAGTGGCGGCCTCATCAGCGATATCCCGTCGGTCGCAGATTTCGGATACGCTGATATGGACTCCTTCGGATATCCGACGCGGTGTCTCTTGGGTCCGCCGGGCGTCCCCGAAGAGCGGCGCGAGGCTCTCTCCCAAGCTTTCAAGGAGGCCACTGAGACGGAAAGCACCCAGCAGTGGGAGGAAGAAACCGGCAACGCCGTGCTGTGGGGAGACCACGAAGAAGCCGAACAGGCTTGGAAAGGAGCCATTGAGTCGATCCCCGAAGAAGTCAATCTGGATGCCGTGCGAGAAGACATGCAAGAGTAATAGATTTATAGTCAGAAGCAGATATCAGATTAATGTTCGAAAGAGAAAAGATCGATTCTGAAACTTTTTTATTGTTGATGCTCCTCGTCATAGCCATTTACATGCATATTAACGCGTACCAGTACCCACAGGTTGCGCAACGGTTCCCACAATTCATGTCCACCGTCGTCATCGTGGGAGCCACAATACTACTCGGGAAGAATTTATTCCCTGACAAAATGGACATCCTGAGTGTGGAAGAGGAAGACATGGCTTTCAACTTCGGCGAGGCCGAAGGTGAAGAGTTACAAGATTCGTCGGACGAGATGGAGATGAACTCCAAATATGTTCAAGTAACGCTATTGTTGACTACCGTGTATATCGTTTCCGGCTTATTCGTCGGATTCTATTGGTTGTCGCCATTATTTGTGGCTGTGTACGCCAAGTACTTCGGTTTGAGTAACACACGGGTAGTGTTACTCACGGTCTTAGCTTTCTTGATATCCCACGTGTTCCTGGTATTCATGGATGCACCGATCAACCAAGGGTTACTCGAAGGGTGGTAATATGTTAGAAAACATTATTCAAGGAATAGAAATAGTTATCAGTTATCCGACGTACTTATTCGTGATAGTCGGTCTCGTACTTGGCATAATTATCGGTGCAATTCCGGGCATTGGACCGATTATTGGAATGGCCATCTTGCTGCCGCTCACGGCACCCCTAGAAGGCGTCAATGTGATCATCATGTTCATCATGATCTATCTCGGCGGCATGTATGGGGGAAGCATCGCTGCCATCCTGATCAACACTCCAGGGACGGCAGGAGCGGCAGCTACGACGTTCGACGGGTATCCGATGTCGAAGAAAGGGAGGGCGAAAGACGCGTTAGCGATTTCTGCCGTAGCATCTTCGGCAGGAGGGATCATTTCCCTCGTTATCTTGTTCTTGGTGCTGCCAATCGTGACGACGATCGTGTTGGCGTTTGGCTCCCCGGAGTACTTCTTGATCGCCCTTCTTGGTATCGTGATGATCACTATCGTCGCCGAAGGTGCTCTGTTGAAGGGGTTGACAGTCGGAAGTTTTGGATTACTGATAACCACCGTCGGAGTAGCCCCGATGACTCTCGATTTCCGATATCCAATTCACGGTGCATTGTACGACGGCATCAGTTTCGTCGCGGTACTGATCGGACTGTTCGCTATATCCGAGATGCTTCAATTAGCTGGGAAGCAGGGGACGATCGCCAGCGAGAACGAAGGCGGTGGGGTGAGCGGATCGATTTGGGACGGGGCGTTGGAGGTCGTGAGACGTCCGTTCACCGTACTCAAATCAGGATTGATAGGGATGTCCATCGGGGCGATCCCCGGAGCAGGAGGGTCTGTTTCTAACTTTATAGCATACGCAGAGACCTTACGGAGTGATAAAAATCCGGATTCGTTCGGGGATGGAAATCCGAGAGGAGTGATGTCCTCCGAAGCGTCCAACAGCGCTACGGTTGCGGGGTCGCTCATTCCAACGTTATCGTTCGGAATCCCCGGCAGTGGTACGACTGCCGTCCTGCTAGGGGCGCTTATTCTTCACGGGATACAGCCGGGTCCCAGTTTGTTCGCAGAAAACATACAAATTACGTATAGCTTCTTGTTCGCTCTAGTCCTCGGGAACCTTCTCATATTGACACTGGGTCTGACAATCATCACAAAAGCGGGAATCATAACACGGATTGATGTTAATCAGATCATCCCGCTCGTGATAATTCTCGCGGTGTACGGAGCGATCAACCTTCGAATTAACTTCATCGACATAGTGACACTGCTCCTGTTCGGCGTGATCGGATTTTACATGGTCAAACACGATTACTCTATCATTGCTCTCGTGTTGGGAGTAGTGTTGGGACGAATAGCTGAAGCGAACCTCTACAGGTCATTACAACTCTCCGGTGGAGAGCTCTCGATTTTTGTTAGCCCCTCTCAGCCGTTATCGCTGTTGTTAACAATATCGATTGTGTTGTTGTTATTCCTCCCGATTACGCTCCCATATATAAGGAAAATTAGCACAAATTACATATAAGAATCAGCAGTTTTCCTTTCACTATATTGAACGAAGCCGCGCTATCAGCCGCGATTCTACAGACAGCGTAGCGTCAGCAAGTCAACTAGTGATAGAACCCTCATTCGTGAAAGAGCGTAGAATACGTTGACTTGGTCGAATCTAGTCGATAGAATGATCAAGAGAGGAGCGACTCCGGACTCTCGATGCTCGATTGAAGCTCTTGCAAAAAGCTCACGGCAGTCGCACCTTCGACGACACGATGGTCGTAGGTGAGCGTAAGATGCATGAACTTTCGAGGTTCGATCTCGCCCTCTACAATGCCAGCGTCTTCAAAAATCGTACACATTCCAAGGACGGCAGTTTGTGGCGGCCGGATCTGTGGGGTATTGAGGTAGGCCCCGAGTTGGCCAGCGTTCGAAACGGAAAACGTTCCGTTCTGTAATTCGACCGGATCGAGACGTCCCTCTCGAGCGGCTGTGGCGAGTTCATCGATCTCTTCGCTCAAATCCCTAATGGTTATCTCGTCGGCATGGTAAATAGTCGGGACGAGAAGTCCTCGATCGGTATTCACGGCGATGCCGACGTTGATATCACTGTAGGTGTCGATAGTTTGATCCGAGATTGAAGCGTTGAGAAGTCGGTACTCCTCGGACGAGAGAGCGTCGGCTACTGCCCGGACGACGAATGCAGTGTACGATAGATCCACTGTCCATGCCTCGGAAAGTCGAACACGTAACTCGACGAGATCGGTGACGTCGACGCGGATCATCGTCGTAGTGTTCGCGTATTCTCCTGCTGCACGACCCATTTGTTCGAACATGACCTCTCTTGGCCCTTCGATCGGTACGGTTTCAGCGATGCTGGGAGCACTGCGCTGGCTGTCACGCTGGGATTGGATGCTGGTATGGTCCTCAAACGCAGCGTACTGTCGAACGTACGCCTTCACGTCGGATTCTCGGAGTTCATCCTCGTCGAGTCGTTCCGCTACGACCGATAAATCGACGCCATATTCCTCCGCAACGACTCTCGCTCGTGGCGAAGCGAGTACGGCGTTCTTCCGCTCGCCCGTGTTCTTTCCTCTAGATCGGTTATCGCGTTCCGGCGTGTTACCCTGGTGGGACATTCGCTTCTCTCCTTCCTGCACTTCGTCAGGTGGGTCTCGTTCTTTCGCCCGGTTTGGAGAGACAGATGTCGATTTCATGTCTTCGCCCCGTGATACGTTAGTAGGGCGTTTGTCGAGCAAGGCCAAAACGTCGTCACGATCCAATCGGCGTTTCCCTACCGTAGCAGCCACGGTTTCGAGTTCGAGGCCGTGCTCACGTGCTAACTTACGAGCACTGGGCGTCGCCCTGACGATCGACCGGTCGTCATCTTCATCCTCTGTCGTACCCCCGGATGGCGGTCCTCCGATCGGGTTTGCGGAACTCCCGACTTCCGGTCCGACCTGATCAAGGGTATCGTCTATCTCATTGGGGGTCCCGATACGGCCCAGGAGGGTTCCGACCGGAACCGTCTCGGTTTCTGTAACCGCTTTGTCGAGCAACTGTCCGCTCTCTTCAGCACACAATTTGAACGACGTCTTGTCAGATTCGACGACGACCACGGGATCCCCAGAATCAACGGCATTACCGGTTTCGACGAGCCACTTGATGACGGTCCCTTTCTCCATCGCTTGACCACTCTTGGGAAGACGAATTTCTTGCATGGTTACTCAAGGATATCGCGAAGGGACGACTCAATGTCGGTGGCGTCGGGGAGATAATAGTCTTCGAGGTTCTCCGCGAACGGAACCGGCGTGAACGGCGCACCGATCCTGGTTATCGGGGCATCCAGGTAGAAAAGTGCGTTCTCCGCAATTTGAGCCGCGATCTCCCCTCCGATTCCACCGAATATAGGCGCCTCGTGGACGGTCGCGAGAGCGTTGGTCTTTTGGACCGAGCCGACGATCGGGGCGATATCCAGCGGAACCAACGTACGGGGATTTATGACCTCCACGTAGATTCCGTTCTTCTCCAAGTTTTCAGCAGCCGCAAGAGCTTCGCGCACCATACCGCCGATTGCGACGACCGTCGCATCCTCGCCGTATCGGACGATTTCCGATCTACAGAGCGGGAACGTCTCCGGCTCTTCGGGGACATCGCCTTTGATGTCGTACTGACGTTTATTTTCCAGGAAGACAACTGGATCGTTATCGCGAATAGCAGCCTTTAGCAATGCCCGATACTCTCGCGGCGTCGCGGGTGCTACGAGTTTCAATCCCGGAACGTTCTGAAACCAGCTCACCGGACTCTGACTGTGGTGAAGACCGAACTGATCGCCAGCGCCGTAGGTGGTTCGAACGACCAAGGGGACACTCGTGTCGTCGGCGTAGTTGAAGTGCATCTTCGCAGCATAGTTGATTAGGTGGTCGGCGATGATCGACGTGAAATCGCCGAACATGATTTCGACGACCGGACGAGCTCCTGACAACGCGGCTCCAACCGCAGTCCCACCGAGAGCGGTTTCTGACAGCGGAGTGTCAAATACGCGATCTTCTCCGAACTTATCCTGAAGACCCGCAGTGACCTGAAAGAGCCCTCCATACTCTCCAACGTCTTCTCCATAAACGAAGACGCGTTCGTCTCGCTCGAGTTCTTCCCGGAGTGCTATGTTCAGCGCCTCGATGGCCGAGAGTTCAGTCATCGGTTACAGTTCCCTCCGGACCGACGTCTGCATCACTGTAAACGTGGTACATGGCCTCTTCCTCGGGAAGCGAGTCTTCCTGAGCTGCTTCGAAAGCCTCGTCCACCTGCTGTCGGATTTGTTCGTCCGTATCCCGGATCCACGTCTCGTCGACGATATCAGCTTCGAGTAATCGGGATCGATAGATATCGACGGGGTCCCGTTCTTTCCACCGTTCTAGTTGATCGCTATCTCGCTGATCCTGCATTATCTCGGCGTGCGGACGGTAGCGGAACGTTTTGGCCTCAATCAAGGTGGGTCCCTCGCCGTTCCTCGCCCGGTTGGCTGCCTCCTCCGTTGCCTCGGCCACTTCGTCTGCGTCCTGGCCGTCGACGATTCGTTTCGGGAGATACGATCCGATGAAATCGACGAGATCGTCCACTGGCGTAATCTTTTCGACAGGTGTCGCTTCCGTCCATTGGTTGTTCTCGATCACGAAAACGACGGGGAGTTGGAAGACCGACGCAAAGTTCAACGCCGTGTGGAACTCACCGCGAGTGGTCGTGCCGTCTCCGAAGAATACCAACGAAACGAACTTACGGTCAAGCAATTTACTTGTCAACCCCACACCGACAGCCGTGTTGAGATGGCTTCCGACCAAACCAGTCGTACCGAGAATCCGGTGTTCCGTAGACCCGACGTGGTGCTGAGTCGTTCGTCCGGAAGAAGGTCCCGCTTCAGTTCCGAACATGCCGGCGACGACCGTATCGAGCGGCATACGCATCAGAATAGCGGCGCGGGTACGGAGGGACGGTGCTACGAAATCCGTCTTGGCGACTGCCGCAGTAGCACCGACGCCGACGGCCTCCTGTCCGATACTGAGATGGGGGAGTTCCGGTACCCCCTCCAGTTCGTGTATCTTAAGAGCCTTCTCTTCGCACCGGCGCGTCAAGAGAAGAGACTCCATGATAGTTCGTCTCTGTTCTTCTGATAAGGGCATATAGATAGAACAGGGAGACAATCAACATGAGCATTGTGACAGACTATCTGTCATTAGCTCGTAGACCGTACGTACAGACAGCGAAACGAGCGGCGATATCGATGGAAATTGGCCAGTTAGCGCCACTCGTACGATTGGACTTTGACTATCCACGGCTTTAGTCGTGGGTTTTCTCCTCGCCCCTTCAATAATTGTTCGACGACGTTTTCAAGGACACTGATATTCTCGGTTCCGATGCGGACGACGTCCTCTGGTTCGAGCGTCAGGTCGTCCAGTGGATTGATCGACGTTCCCGTGAGTAAGACAGTAGACTCGGGTACCTCGTTGTATCGCTGGTAGTATTCGACGAGTTCTTCGAAGTGCGAACCATCTCGTTCGGCGACGTCTCGTCCTGAAAAATCACGTCGCCGTCGCGTAAAACCGACATTGTAATGTCGACGTCAAGCGGATCACCAATCGTCTCTTCCGTAGCGATACACAGTCCGATCGAGCAACTCTTCGAATATATTTTGCTCTGGAGTAAATACAGGAAGTTTTCTCGTTCAATCGATCAACTGCAGATGTCGTTACCGATTGTGTAACACGATGGAAAGTTCCGGTTCGGGAACGTCCCAGTCCGAATCACTGCGGATCCTGATCGCATCATCCGGTCCGACAGTACGGCTCGGCGTCGCTTTGAAATAAATCTCTGGTCTCTCACTCTCGTACGCGTTCATGTTTTGGAACGGTCCAACCGTTTTGTTAAAATATGTCGGCGTCTACTTGTTGTTTCCAGCACCTACGAAAGTTGGCTCGAGAAGGGATTCCTCGCGATTGAAGGACCCGAGTCAGAGACGCCCCGGGTCACGAAAGGGGGCAAGGTTTTTACTAATAGTTATACTTGTCTTCGTTATGTGGATCGACCTATCGCAACCCTTCTCGGAGGACATGCCTCACCCGGCCAGCATGCCTTCGCCCGAATTCTCACCGGTGAGAGATGTAGATGACGACGGGATTAACGTACAGAAG
Protein-coding regions in this window:
- a CDS encoding Bug family tripartite tricarboxylate transporter substrate binding protein, producing the protein MVLDDSSKLVNRRRFVKYTGGSSIAALAGCLGGGGDDNGDGNGDGNGGGNGGGDDFPSDTFNTIVPYAEGGGSDAYARHFTAELADITGTDYQVENLPGAGATRGMTVLHDRPANGYHMGLASPPASGLMTYLLEPDRLDWDYSDFSGLAVVGRSTTIVTANPDLGIEDYEDLAERVRSGEFTTTGGPGLGGIEHVAYVFMKENHDMPIEDFVAYDGCGPTQQAVASGEIPFGICSEPSAQPFIESGDVEPIADITTSGGLISDIPSVADFGYADMDSFGYPTRCLLGPPGVPEERREALSQAFKEATETESTQQWEEETGNAVLWGDHEEAEQAWKGAIESIPEEVNLDAVREDMQE
- a CDS encoding tripartite tricarboxylate transporter permease is translated as MLENIIQGIEIVISYPTYLFVIVGLVLGIIIGAIPGIGPIIGMAILLPLTAPLEGVNVIIMFIMIYLGGMYGGSIAAILINTPGTAGAAATTFDGYPMSKKGRAKDALAISAVASSAGGIISLVILFLVLPIVTTIVLAFGSPEYFLIALLGIVMITIVAEGALLKGLTVGSFGLLITTVGVAPMTLDFRYPIHGALYDGISFVAVLIGLFAISEMLQLAGKQGTIASENEGGGVSGSIWDGALEVVRRPFTVLKSGLIGMSIGAIPGAGGSVSNFIAYAETLRSDKNPDSFGDGNPRGVMSSEASNSATVAGSLIPTLSFGIPGSGTTAVLLGALILHGIQPGPSLFAENIQITYSFLFALVLGNLLILTLGLTIITKAGIITRIDVNQIIPLVIILAVYGAINLRINFIDIVTLLLFGVIGFYMVKHDYSIIALVLGVVLGRIAEANLYRSLQLSGGELSIFVSPSQPLSLLLTISIVLLLFLPITLPYIRKISTNYI
- a CDS encoding dihydrolipoamide acetyltransferase family protein; translated protein: MEKGTVIKWLVETGNAVDSGDPVVVVESDKTSFKLCAEESGQLLDKAVTETETVPVGTLLGRIGTPNEIDDTLDQVGPEVGSSANPIGGPPSGGTTEDEDDDRSIVRATPSARKLAREHGLELETVAATVGKRRLDRDDVLALLDKRPTNVSRGEDMKSTSVSPNRAKERDPPDEVQEGEKRMSHQGNTPERDNRSRGKNTGERKNAVLASPRARVVAEEYGVDLSVVAERLDEDELRESDVKAYVRQYAAFEDHTSIQSQRDSQRSAPSIAETVPIEGPREVMFEQMGRAAGEYANTTTMIRVDVTDLVELRVRLSEAWTVDLSYTAFVVRAVADALSSEEYRLLNASISDQTIDTYSDINVGIAVNTDRGLLVPTIYHADEITIRDLSEEIDELATAAREGRLDPVELQNGTFSVSNAGQLGAYLNTPQIRPPQTAVLGMCTIFEDAGIVEGEIEPRKFMHLTLTYDHRVVEGATAVSFLQELQSSIESPESLLS
- a CDS encoding alpha-ketoacid dehydrogenase subunit beta, whose protein sequence is MTELSAIEALNIALREELERDERVFVYGEDVGEYGGLFQVTAGLQDKFGEDRVFDTPLSETALGGTAVGAALSGARPVVEIMFGDFTSIIADHLINYAAKMHFNYADDTSVPLVVRTTYGAGDQFGLHHSQSPVSWFQNVPGLKLVAPATPREYRALLKAAIRDNDPVVFLENKRQYDIKGDVPEEPETFPLCRSEIVRYGEDATVVAIGGMVREALAAAENLEKNGIYVEVINPRTLVPLDIAPIVGSVQKTNALATVHEAPIFGGIGGEIAAQIAENALFYLDAPITRIGAPFTPVPFAENLEDYYLPDATDIESSLRDILE
- a CDS encoding thiamine pyrophosphate-dependent dehydrogenase E1 component subunit alpha, coding for MESLLLTRRCEEKALKIHELEGVPELPHLSIGQEAVGVGATAAVAKTDFVAPSLRTRAAILMRMPLDTVVAGMFGTEAGPSSGRTTQHHVGSTEHRILGTTGLVGSHLNTAVGVGLTSKLLDRKFVSLVFFGDGTTTRGEFHTALNFASVFQLPVVFVIENNQWTEATPVEKITPVDDLVDFIGSYLPKRIVDGQDADEVAEATEEAANRARNGEGPTLIEAKTFRYRPHAEIMQDQRDSDQLERWKERDPVDIYRSRLLEADIVDETWIRDTDEQIRQQVDEAFEAAQEDSLPEEEAMYHVYSDADVGPEGTVTDD